CTCGTCCCACTGAGCGGAAACAAAAGTATCGTCAGCATAGCCATTTTTATCTCGGATTACAGGGAGGAGTTTGGCTCGATTCTCTTGCTGATTTTGCCGATGAGGTTGAATTGATGATGTCCTTTTCACCTCAATCTCGCCACCATTATCAGAAAGGTTTAAGGGCTATTTCCCTTTTGCAGTCTGTCTTCTAGCTTGTTTGTCGCCCCTTCAGCTTCTCCAATAAAGCCATAGCATTCGGTAGGGCGCTAGTTGTGGCGATCGCCAAGCGTATATCTTTGCTTATAGCCTCTTCAATTAACCGTTGAACACCCGGTCGTAAGGGAATCGAACCTTTGGAAAGAAACTGTCGATAATACTTCGTTTTCTGGCGATGTAATTGGGCAGCCCATACTTCCAACTCCACTGGAGGCTCAAACTGGGAATGATACCGGCGAACATAAGAAACCAGGCGCTCTTTTCCTCCCGACACTTCTAAAAGTGGCCCATAAAACTCAGCAGATCATTGCCACGGTAACCCTGCATTAGAAAAAACCTGATTAAATGCCACACGATGACCATCCCGTTCTGTTTCTGCCAGGGTTCCATCCACATCAAAAATAATCGCTTTCAGTTGCCCCATTTTAGCCATAACTTTCCCCACTTTATACAAACCTTAAGTTTCCGATTAATTTTACACCACAAGTGTAAGATATTATTGGACTGTAAAGATCGGCGGCATATAGGAAAGTGGGGGCATAACCCATTACCTATTACCCATTACCCATTACCCATAAAACGTGTCTTCCATCGAACAACAGTATCAACGAATGCAACGAGAACTTATAGTCGGTGTTCTTGCCCTAGGGTTCGTTTGCATGTGGGGAACCATCGGCTATATGGTTCTAGAAAAATGGTCTTTTCCTGATGCCTTTTATATGACCATTATTACCCTAACAACGGTGGGTTATGGCGAAGTAGAGCCAATGGAATCACGAGGGAGAATCTTTACCATCGCCCTGATTTTTTTTGGAGTGATTAGCATTGGGTATATTGTCAATCGATTTACAGAAGCCTTCCTGCAAGGCTATTTTCAAGATGGAATACGTTTGCGACAAAAACAGAAAGTGCTGAAAAACTTAATCAACCATTATATTATTTGCGGTTTTGGTCGTACTGGGCAACAGATTGCCCTAGAATTCCATGAAGAAGGCGTTCCCTTTGTCATTGTTGACTCTTCACCAGAAGCTCTAGAAGCGGCTCAAAGTTTAGGGTATCTTATCCTCCAAGGAGATGCCACCCTAGATGATACGTTGCATAGAGCAGGCATTAATCAAGCCTGTTGTTTGGTTGCTGCTCTACCTTCTGATGCACAGAATCTCTACACAGTTTTATCAGCCAAAAGTCTCAATAGCCAAATCAGGACGATCGCCCGCGTTAGTACCGATGAAGCAGCACTGAAACTCTACCGAGGAGGAGCGGATGCCGTTGTTTCTCCTTATACGACGGCTGGACGCAAAATGGCGACTGCTGCCTTACGACCTCAAGTGATGCATTTCGTTGATGGTATGATCACGGGTAAAAATCGCTCCTTATTGATTGAAGAATTCGGGATTGATAGCGATCGCTGTCCCTATATTGGCCAATCGCTTCAACAAATGCAACTGCGATCGCGCTCTGGCGTTCTTGTCCTCGCCATCCGTCGCCAAGATGGAACCGTCATCGGAGCGCCAACAGGAGAAACTTTGCTACTCCCCCAAGACTTACTCATTTGTATGGGAACCTCCGAACAAATTCGGCGCTTAAAACAACTGCTCTCTCCCCTAAATCCTCACGGTTAATTCATCATTCGTGATTACACTTGTTGATGGGCAGATTGGATTCCCAACTGGTTGAGGTTTTGTTCAACTTCTAGGCACAAACGGCGGTTGTGGGGGTCCGTGCGTCTGGCTCTTTGCAGATAGAGTTGCGCCTTTTCGAGTTGATTTTGTTTCAGTAAATGTTGACCGTAGGATTGATAAGTAATCGCCTGCCATTGACGGACTTCTGGATCGATGGGGAGGCGATCGCGTAGAGCTTCCACTAAGGCGATCGCCCGGGGAAAGCGCTTCGTTTTTAAAAACTCTCGTAATTGCTCATAGGCACTTTGCTTTAGCCGTTTATCCTGGGGGTTTAAGGGAGGAATTTTCACCTTGCGGGGACCAGGCGCAGGGGAGGGAGTAGGCGTTACGGTGGGTTCAGGGGAAGAGTGAGAAAACGCTTCAAATCCTATTTCTGTATTGGCTACCTCAGAAATTTCTTTTAAGAGAATTTCATAGGCTTGCGTGAGTTGAATAAACTTTTCCTTGGCTTGTCTATCTCCCGGATTAACATCAGGATGACATCCTCGCGCCAAACGCCGATAGGAAGCCTTAACCTCCGCAAACGAGGCCCCTGGTTTTAAGCTCAACACTCGGTAATAATAGGCAATATCCATCCACAAACAGTGAAAATAAAAACACTCCTCATCCCCTTAACTTAGAGGATAACAGACTATACAGCATATATAGTATTTTTGAATAGACCTCTTGCATCAGTGGGCAGAAAAGGAATAGTCATGCAGTAATCCTATATTCTGATTGACTATTGCCGATTGCCTAACGTCCGCAAGAAGTCTACTCTGTTATCCACCGCTCAACTAAACCCGGTCTACGATCACCTTATCGATGAGACCATACTCTTTGGCCTCTTCAGAAGACATGAAATAATCGCGATCGGTATCCTTTTCAATTTTCTCTAGGGGTTGTTTGGTGTGTTTCGCCATTAGCTCATTCAACTGCGAGCGAGTGCGGAGAATTTGTTGAGCTTCAATTTGAATATCCGTCGCTTGTCGTCTCCCTACACCGCCGAGGGGTTGGTGAATCATGATCCGAGAATGGGGCAGTGCCAACCGTTTACCTGGACTCCCCGCCGCCAATAAGAAGGCTCCCATGGAAGCGGCTAACCCTACACAGATGGTGATCACTTCTGATTTAATGTGCTGCATGGTATCGTAAATGGCCATGCCTGCGGTCACCGAACCACCAGGAGAATTAATGTACAAGTAAATGGGCTTATTCTGGTCATCGGAGTCTAAATAGAGCATTACCGCTACCAGTTGGTTGGCTAAACTATCCGTAACTTCACGGCCGAGAAAGATGATCCGCTCTTGATAGAGGCGATCGTAAATATTAATCCACCGCTCATAAGGACTTCCAGGGAGACGATAGGGAACACTAGGAACACCGATAGGCATAAGAAAATACCAAAAAATGAACAACAAAACAAAAGGATAAACGTCAATAAACGTTCAATTGCCCAAGGGTTAAGAACTCATGGCAGGCATGGGTTGGGGAAGATCCTTGCTACTGGTTAATACTTTATCAATCAATCCATATTCTTGGGCTTCTTCAGGAGTCAGGTAGAACATGCGATCGGTATCTTTGGCAATTTTCTCTACAGTTTGGCCCGTATTTTGGGACAAGATCGAGAGCATCGTCTGTTTATTGTCGATCACTTCCTTCGCCCGAATTTGAATATCCGTGGCTTGCCCTTGTGTACCTGTGCGCGGTTGATTGAGGACGATGGTAGCATGGCCCAGACTAGCACGACAGCCTTTAGTCCCAGCCGAGAGGATCATGGATGCAGTTCCCATGGCTTGACCAATGCAAATGGTATGCACGGGAGGTTTAATATAACTGAGGGTATCGCAGATGGCGAAGGCTTCAGTTTCAAAACCAACGGCTTCTCCTCCATACCAGGAGGTTCCAGTGGAGTTGATGTAGAAGTAGATCGGTTTTTCGGGACTGTCAAACTGTAGATACAACAGTTGGGCGATAATCAGTTCGGTGACATCGATCCCAACTTGTTGTTTGACTTGATCGTCGGAAAATAGGGGCATCCCCAAATAAACGATGCGCTCCTTGAGGAGTAAGGAGGCTAGATCTGGGGGGGGCGTTCGATAATAGGCATCTCCATAGTAGGGAGATTGTACGGCCTTAATCGGTGTATCCATAGACTAGGATTGCTATTGAATGGCTATTTGTTAATATTTCTTATCCTAGCGCGATCGGGCGTTACGCGCTGGGTTAGGGGATGGGGGGACAGGGGGATGGGGAGATGGGGAGACACTCCGGACACTCCAGATGGGGGGATGGGGAGAGTAAACAAAAGAGGTATAGGATGGGAAACTAGAAACCAGTTTGTACAGTACTTACGCATTCGGGCTATATCTGTAGGGATGATTAATGAATCACCCCTACATTGAGGATTAGATTTCCATGCTCTGCGTAAGTCCTATTGTCAAAAGATTAGATCCTAGATTATGCCTAAACTCGATCGTATTGTTGTTATTGATATTGAAGCCACCTGCTGGCGTAAACGATCGCCACCTGGCGAACACCATGAAATCATTGAAGTGGGTATTGCTACGGTTGATTTAACCTTGGGTAAGCCTTTAGAAAAGGATAGTATTTTAGTTAAACCGACACTTTCTAAGGTGAGTGAGTTTTGTACTCAACTGACTACATTAACTCAAGAGCAAGTGGATACGGGAGTGAGCTTTCGGGAAGCGTGCGATCGCCTGCAAAGTGAGTATCACACCCATAAGCGAGTTTGGGCAAGTTATGGTAACTACGATCGCACTCAGTTTGAGAAGCAATGTGAAATGCTGGAAGTGCCCTATCCCTTTAGCACTCGACATATTAATATTAAAACTCTCTTGACGGTTCTCCACGGTTTACCGAAAGAAGTGGGGATGGCGCAAGCCTTAGACTTGCTGAATCTTCCTCTGATCGGAACCCACCATCGAGGGATTGATGATGCGTGGAATATTGCCCATATTCTGGCCCATTTAATGGCAGCCTATAGGAATGGTAATGGGTAATCAGTCATGGTTAAGACGGCGATCGCTGATTTAGTCCAATCCTTTCACCTGGTTTGTCCCCAGAGCGATCGCCTTTATCCCCTATTCTGGGAAAAATATCAGCATTTGGGCCAATATGCCACTCCTCCCAGACTGCTGCTCAATGAATCTGAACCTGTTCCTTTCCTCGCAGGGTTTTTCGCTGCTATTGCCGCCCAAACCCCAGTGTTTCTCGGTAACCCCCAGTGGCAAGCTTCAGAATGGCAACAAGTGTGGGAACAGGTTCAACCCCAACTGGTTTGGGGAACGGTTCCCTGTTCCCCAATAGAAGCGCCGCCACCTCCGCCCTTTTCTGGTACTGTGATGATTGCGACAGGAGGATCGTCGGGAAAGATTCGCTTTGCAATGCATACCTGGGGAACCCTCAGCGCTTCTGTTGAAGGGTTTACCCGCTATTTTAACGGTTCAGAATATATTCATTCCCCTCAATCACCCTTAAAAAACGAGATGTTGATCCGTTTGAGAACAGAGGAATTTGTGCCCTCTGATGCTATTGACTGCTGTTGCACGCTTCCCCTCTACCATGTCAGTGGACTGATGCAAGTGATGCGAACCTTTCTCACAGGAGGCACTCTAGCCCTTGTGCCGTATCTTTCTCTGACGGATTTCCTTCCTTTTAATCCGCAAAATTACTTTATTTCTCTGGTTCCTACCCAACTTAAGCGCTTGTTATCCAATTCTTGCTCTTGCTTATCTCAATTTCGGGCGGTTCTGTTGGGAGGAGCGCCGGCTTGGCCAGAATTATTGCAACAGGCTAAACAGGCTAAAATACCTGTGGCACTCACCTATGGCATGACGGAAACGGCTTCCCAAGTGGCAACCCTGAAACCTGATCGCTTTTTTGCGGGTAATATTAGTTGCGGTCAACCCCTACCCCATGCTCAAATTACTATCCAAGATGATGAGGGGAACTCTTTACCCACGCTGCAACCGGGACGAGTGGCGATCGCCTCCCCATCCCTGGCTTTAGGCTATTTCCCCCATCTCTTTCCCGGCGATCGCTCCTTCTTAACGGATGATATGGGTTATTTTGATAACGAAAAATACCTGTATATTCTCGGTCGTCACAGCCAGACGATCATGACTGGGGGAGAGAAAGTTTTTCCCCAGGAAGTGGAAGCGGCAATCCGGGCAACACAATTAGTTCAAGATGTAGCAGTCATGGGTCTTCCTGATGCAGACTGGGGGGAACGGGTCACGGCGGTATATGTGCCCCAGAATGAATATGTAACTTCAGACACGGTAAAGGAGGCGATCGCACCCCATCTCAGCCGTTATAAGCAACCCAAGACTTGGGTTGCAGTTGAGAAACTTCCCCGATCTCCCCAAGGCAAGCTTAATCAAGCTACCTTGCGCAAGCTAATCGCACGAATCAACCATTAATCATTGTTAACTATTGATTATTCATGGACAGGCGCTTGAGCATACTCTTGGGTATAGACTTGCTGCCACAAATACTTAACATAAGATTTCGTGGCAGGTAGCAGTTGACCTTGAGTTGCTAAATCAGTAGCTGTGCGGTCTAAAATCCGCAAATCAATGGCACTGAGCCGTTTCCGTCTTCTGGTGGAAGATAAGAGCCAAACCAGTTTGTACATCGTGCCAGGATCTCTGGTCAAATTGGGATTCGACCAAGCTAAAGCCAAGGTACTCTGTGAATCATGAGAGGACAATCTCTCCGTCTGATCCCAGTATCCTCGCTGGCGGAGTTGCTGGTAAAACGATTGTTCAATTGTCATAGCGCAATTCTCTTCTAGCAATCCCCTGTGGCAACTTGACCAGGGGTATTTATCTGAATATCTTAACAATTTATTAATATTTTAGCAATGAATCGAAATGAACGTTACTTCGAGATCGGGAAAAACACACGATTGAATCCTCAAGGCGATGTACCAAAAGCCGATTTCCTATTCCCTATCACCAAGCGCTATAAGTAAAATGAAATACTCCTCTCTACTGCTAGCAGTAGAGAGGAGCTTAGATGTTAAAGATTGTGAAGTGCGTAGGTGTTTTGATTCACTAGCATTCTTGCTTGCGCTTTAAGCTCATCCCGATAAGTCCCACACTCAAAAGCCCAAGCACTGTAGCGGGTTCAGGAACCTTTTGAACTTTCGCCCACACTCCACGTTTTTTGGATTTCCCCTCTTTGGTAATTAGGGTTCCGTTAACGTTTTCTACGTTTCCAAACCAAAGATCTAATTGATATTTCATCCCATCAGCTTCTACCATGGCAGAGATAGAAGCTGGGTCTATTTTTACTTTGTCAGGTCGGTTCCAAAAAAGATTAAAGGTTTCGTCAACAGTTAAATCAAAATTTAGAGTTTCTTCAAAGTCAGGCAAGGCAAAATCTAAAGTAAGGCTTAGATCTACCCCTTTAAACTTTGTCAAGAAAGGAGTCTGTTCATTCTGATGCAGAATATGACCCACTTTAAAGGCTTCTCCAAGCTCGAAGTCAACATCAGTTTTTCCCTTGTAGCCTAGCCCACTTTTTTCGTGGGGTTTATCAAATAGTCCTCCCCACAGAATAGCTTCATAACCGCCATACGTTCCCTGGTCAATATCAGAAAAACGACTGCTCTCAGGATTTGACCAATCGGCTGACGATCCAGCTAGAGTATAAGCCTCAGCCGGAGTTGCTAAAAATCCCAGGGTTGCAGTTAGGGCGATCGCTGATAATTTGGCAGTGGCTTGATGCATGATAAATCCCTCGCTAGTTGTAGAAAAATAAAGATCTAAAGATGAACTCACTATCAGTAAATTTTGGGCTATTTAATGTATTTTTTAGTTAATCGATTCACTTGGACTCCCTACAAAGCCATCATGCTTGTCCAAACTTTAAAATGTCAATCCTTTTTGAGTGTCTTTACTGAATCTTTAAATTTCTAGAAACCGTAAAATTGCGGTAAAATCGTTAATCGCACTGATGAATACAAGGTTTCAAGGGTTTGAAATCTCTGTAAGAATACAGGGATTTATGAAGATTTTGTAAAGTGAGGCGTTATTTACCAATACAAAACCGACTAAAGATTTGATCGAGTACAGATTCAGTCACTTCTTCTCCCGTGACTTCACCCAAGGCTTGAATCGCTCCTCGTAAGTCAATAGTCCAGAAATCGAGGGGGAGCTGTTCGGCAATGGTGGCTTCAACTTGTTCTAGGGAGACTTTAGCGCGGGTAAGGGCGGAGGTTTGGCGCTGGTTAATAGCAATATCGAGATTAGCCGCTTGCAAGTTGCCTCCATTAACAGCAGTAATAATGGCTTCTTCTAGATCTTCAATGCCTTGTTTATGGGCGGCTGCGGTTTTGACGATCGCCACAATATCCACAGGCAAACCAGGGGGTAGATCGCCAACTAAATCGATTTTATTGAGGATGAGGATTGTTTTTTCGGGGGGCAGTTGCTCGTAAATGGCTCGATCTTCTGCCGTCCATCCAGCAGCAGCGTCGAGGGTAAACAGAATCAGATCGGCTTTTTGCGTAGCTTGGCGCGATCGCTCGACACCGATTTTTTCCACGCGATCGCCAGTTTCCCGAATGCCTGCGGTATCTAAAACTTGGATGGGAATTCCCCGCACCACTAACTGGGTTTCCACAATATCA
This sequence is a window from Roseofilum reptotaenium CS-1145. Protein-coding genes within it:
- a CDS encoding ATP-dependent Clp protease proteolytic subunit, which encodes MDTPIKAVQSPYYGDAYYRTPPPDLASLLLKERIVYLGMPLFSDDQVKQQVGIDVTELIIAQLLYLQFDSPEKPIYFYINSTGTSWYGGEAVGFETEAFAICDTLSYIKPPVHTICIGQAMGTASMILSAGTKGCRASLGHATIVLNQPRTGTQGQATDIQIRAKEVIDNKQTMLSILSQNTGQTVEKIAKDTDRMFYLTPEEAQEYGLIDKVLTSSKDLPQPMPAMSS
- a CDS encoding 2-succinylbenzoate--CoA ligase — its product is MVKTAIADLVQSFHLVCPQSDRLYPLFWEKYQHLGQYATPPRLLLNESEPVPFLAGFFAAIAAQTPVFLGNPQWQASEWQQVWEQVQPQLVWGTVPCSPIEAPPPPPFSGTVMIATGGSSGKIRFAMHTWGTLSASVEGFTRYFNGSEYIHSPQSPLKNEMLIRLRTEEFVPSDAIDCCCTLPLYHVSGLMQVMRTFLTGGTLALVPYLSLTDFLPFNPQNYFISLVPTQLKRLLSNSCSCLSQFRAVLLGGAPAWPELLQQAKQAKIPVALTYGMTETASQVATLKPDRFFAGNISCGQPLPHAQITIQDDEGNSLPTLQPGRVAIASPSLALGYFPHLFPGDRSFLTDDMGYFDNEKYLYILGRHSQTIMTGGEKVFPQEVEAAIRATQLVQDVAVMGLPDADWGERVTAVYVPQNEYVTSDTVKEAIAPHLSRYKQPKTWVAVEKLPRSPQGKLNQATLRKLIARINH
- a CDS encoding choice-of-anchor K domain-containing protein encodes the protein MHQATAKLSAIALTATLGFLATPAEAYTLAGSSADWSNPESSRFSDIDQGTYGGYEAILWGGLFDKPHEKSGLGYKGKTDVDFELGEAFKVGHILHQNEQTPFLTKFKGVDLSLTLDFALPDFEETLNFDLTVDETFNLFWNRPDKVKIDPASISAMVEADGMKYQLDLWFGNVENVNGTLITKEGKSKKRGVWAKVQKVPEPATVLGLLSVGLIGMSLKRKQEC
- a CDS encoding DnaJ domain-containing protein, coding for MDIAYYYRVLSLKPGASFAEVKASYRRLARGCHPDVNPGDRQAKEKFIQLTQAYEILLKEISEVANTEIGFEAFSHSSPEPTVTPTPSPAPGPRKVKIPPLNPQDKRLKQSAYEQLREFLKTKRFPRAIALVEALRDRLPIDPEVRQWQAITYQSYGQHLLKQNQLEKAQLYLQRARRTDPHNRRLCLEVEQNLNQLGIQSAHQQV
- a CDS encoding 3'-5' exonuclease, which encodes MPKLDRIVVIDIEATCWRKRSPPGEHHEIIEVGIATVDLTLGKPLEKDSILVKPTLSKVSEFCTQLTTLTQEQVDTGVSFREACDRLQSEYHTHKRVWASYGNYDRTQFEKQCEMLEVPYPFSTRHINIKTLLTVLHGLPKEVGMAQALDLLNLPLIGTHHRGIDDAWNIAHILAHLMAAYRNGNG
- a CDS encoding ATP-dependent Clp protease proteolytic subunit; the protein is MPIGVPSVPYRLPGSPYERWINIYDRLYQERIIFLGREVTDSLANQLVAVMLYLDSDDQNKPIYLYINSPGGSVTAGMAIYDTMQHIKSEVITICVGLAASMGAFLLAAGSPGKRLALPHSRIMIHQPLGGVGRRQATDIQIEAQQILRTRSQLNELMAKHTKQPLEKIEKDTDRDYFMSSEEAKEYGLIDKVIVDRV
- a CDS encoding potassium channel family protein, which encodes MQRELIVGVLALGFVCMWGTIGYMVLEKWSFPDAFYMTIITLTTVGYGEVEPMESRGRIFTIALIFFGVISIGYIVNRFTEAFLQGYFQDGIRLRQKQKVLKNLINHYIICGFGRTGQQIALEFHEEGVPFVIVDSSPEALEAAQSLGYLILQGDATLDDTLHRAGINQACCLVAALPSDAQNLYTVLSAKSLNSQIRTIARVSTDEAALKLYRGGADAVVSPYTTAGRKMATAALRPQVMHFVDGMITGKNRSLLIEEFGIDSDRCPYIGQSLQQMQLRSRSGVLVLAIRRQDGTVIGAPTGETLLLPQDLLICMGTSEQIRRLKQLLSPLNPHG